One Belonocnema kinseyi isolate 2016_QV_RU_SX_M_011 chromosome 6, B_treatae_v1, whole genome shotgun sequence genomic region harbors:
- the LOC117174327 gene encoding uncharacterized protein LOC117174327 isoform X1 codes for MDSEMPYLEAIQKIPGNSAKEKHESLNKIIKEIIESKQMPGDFALQTSYGSPIPKSLQPLIQIETAKILKNTDDVIAALKSEDLSIVSRGLQVDWIFDGSNNITNLNYFSVHIFPEVSLNTRSSIIKRLSQCLGQKKEYSRAQEFFEGLSKTYDLKQAMPLLTACSENYISEFIKNGNVALPKKVVTRLFRKYPELIINYLKFCKPKSDEERVVDSLSINDYLELLPRLIKNHLNDFIDIVNSFNYTLEMKIGNKCAEFFLKGKGLDALIEFPKKYLPLLSLKLVTTKLNKEQFELMFRNLFPKNKNDFSLSKMFSYLEFQPQELKLSLVRNNFRDLYGVDLLTLLDKVTPELMLILSEKDRIDVARKKLAENPCSKNCEESWVCYLSTKDSIPEIKDQILNTKEMDDRAELVGQLIYTCKVNNSKEDLLLVLEYISSRHRNEISIFWSRVYESLLRHFDLEILSANHWNILNEMIKRSHVKDDLNERPTVSEKLIEKGIYFNLLNDKPIEDLMTLLAEVKIKGWNSNFNIIRDNPEFEKICLETFIEIIPRKFPDDDEIWEDNRVDTIQKLTEGIYDYNERVAKKKILKELLYLGNYPWLFEEVKKIIVLENQRMQYKIEKLKSLVRIHESKLYDSLFLQKNVIASVSSQEGLNFLKKEPGKILENWKLYLDSCVTNIYCTHTKRFIKKCTWYREIPLKFVEEALKKLDDPRTLMILALLLQGPEFVRIIEPMMPDSDKMDIDGDAKKSFRMISSIPTAINLANPPPSLELVGKFCKGDYLSLGLASLMNVARRVSVKKVITFAKALVDNPVSVRKHGIRLMATIAPTEDLCEFFKHLWKNEKHKSIREVVFQKTHVLFINRPCKETWQLMRFCIEGLTKEDIECFNVLKEISNVPNDYIKDYFETGLYKIEKLDLTPDISNQLISSFLRNATSKVCAFFPEDYSRLLVEKFAFDGRDEVSVAGRLYAINFLIDAKEKLESRLRYFCNLLSTAISKHWDKPHPKNLRFYPMKQCFSEIIGDIVNTEIIIRIDPAIPKAILNLFDSSLKPVQDSNSYLSLFFVIQLRKVEFDGRLFGLTIGKEMSNLLMFFTGEMIVDIAEVLSNVVLPLRNLESKEGSFIGSLTEALAELNLIHASIVAAIMLFKNHTLIPDEQYENIVEKLRKVSHPAVVAFLSKHFVSTDVNEVYEL; via the coding sequence ATGGATTCCGAAATGCCCTATTTGGAAGCAATACAGAAAATACCCGGGAATTCTGCTAAGGAAAAGCACGAATCGTTGAATAAAATCATAAAGGAAATTATCGAAAGTAAACAGATGCCGGGTGATTTCGCTCTACAAACTTCATACGGATCACCAATCCCGAAAAGTTTACAACCGCTTATTCAAATAGAAAcagcgaaaattttaaaaaataccgatGATGTAATCGCGGCTTTAAAATCAGAAGATCTCTCAATTGTAAGTCGAGGACTACAAGTTGATTGGATTTTCGATGGTagtaataatattacaaatttaaattatttttcggtcCATATTTTTCCGGAAGTTTCCCTAAACACTAGAAGCAGTATCATAAAACGTTTGTCACAATGCTTGGGTCAAAAAAAGGAATATAGTCGTGCCCAAGAATTTTTTGAAGGTCTCTCAAAAACTTATGACTTGAAACAGGCAATGCCTTTACTCACCGCTTGCAGTGAAAATTACATTTCCGAGTTTATAAAAAACGGAAACGTTGCTCTTCCGAAGAAAGTAGTGACGAGATTATTTCGAAAATATCCCGAactcattattaattatttaaaattttgtaaaccaaAGTCCGACGAGGAACGAGTCGTTGATTCTTTGTCGATAAATGATTATTTAGAACTTTTACCACGTCTGATAAAAAACCATCTCAACGATTTTATTGATATtgttaattcatttaattatacTTTGGAAATGAAAATAGGAAACAAATGCGCCGAATTTTTCCTCAAAGGAAAAGGTCTCGATGCCTTGatcgaatttccgaaaaaatatctCCCCCTATTGTCATTgaaattagttaccacaaaatTAAACAAAGAGCAGTTTGAACTTATGTTTCGAAATCTCTTTCCAAAAAATAAGAACGATTTTTccctttcaaaaatgttcagctATTTAGAGTTCCAACCACAAGAACTAAAGTTATCTTTGGTCAGGAACAATTTTAGGGATTTGTATGGTGTGGATCTTCTAACTTTGTTGGATAAAGTGACTCCGGAACTGATGTTGATCTTATCAGAAAAGGATCGAATCGATGTGGCTCGCAAGAAACTTGCTGAGAATCCTTGTTCGAAAAACTGCGAAGAATCTTGGGTCTGTTATTTATCAACGAAAGATTCGATTCCAGAGATTAAGGATCAGATTTTGAACACTAAGGAAATGGACGATAGGGCAGAATTGGTTGGGCAATTAATTTACACCTGTAAGGTCAACAACAGTAAAGAGGATTTACTTCTCGTCTTGGAATACATTTCATCAAGACATCGGAATGAAATATCGATCTTCTGGTCTCGAGTCTACGAGTCTCTGCTTCGACATTTCGATCTCGAAATTTTGAGTGCTAATCATTGGAACATTTTAAATGAGATGATTAAAAGATCTCATGTGAAAGATGATTTGAATGAGAGGCCTACAGTTTCGGAAAAATTGATTGAGAAAGGGATTTATTTCAATCTCTTGAATGACAAACCAATCGAGGATTTAATGACTTTATTGGCGGAAGTAAAAATCAAAGGATGGAACAGTAACTTCAACATCATCAGGGATAATCCGGAATTTGAGAAAATATGTTTAGAGACGTTTATTGAGATCATTCCACGCAAATTTCCGGATGATGATGAAATTTGGGAAGACAATAGAGTTGATACGATTCAAAAACTGACGGAAGGAATCTATGATTATAACGAGAGagttgcaaagaaaaagattttgaaagaattactCTATCTGGGTAATTATCCATGGTTGTTTGAAGAAGTGAAGAAGATTATTGTCCTGGAAAATCAGAGAATGCAGTATAAAATTGAGAAATTGAAAAGCCTGGTTCGGATTCATGAAAGTAAATTATACGATTCTTTGTTcctgcaaaaaaatgtaatagcttcTGTGTCTTCACAGGAAGGTCTGAATTTCCTGAAGAAAGAACCTgggaagattttagaaaattggaaattatacTTGGACAGTTGtgttacaaatatttattgtaCACACAccaaaagatttattaaaaagtgTACCTGGTACAGAGAAATCCCGCTAAAATTTGTGGAAGaagctttgaaaaaattagatgATCCAAGAACGCTGATGATTTTGGCTCTTTTGCTTCAGGGTCCAGAATTTGTCCGAATTATCGAACCTATGATGCCTGATTCGGACAAGATGGATATTGATGGAGATGCGAAGAAATCCTTCCGAATGATAAGTTCTATCCCAACAGCTATAAATTTAGCTAACCCTCCTCCATCTCTGGAACTAGTGGGAAAATTTTGCAAAGGAGATTACCTTTCTTTAGGTTTGGCTTCTTTGATGAATGTCGCAAGACGTGTTTCCGTTAAGAAGGTTATCACTTTCGCTAAAGCTTTAGTCGACAATCCAGTTTCAGTCAGGAAACATGGAATCAGATTGATGGCTACAATCGCTCCAACTGAAGATTtgtgtgaattttttaaacacttgtgGAAAAACGAAAAGCATAAATCGATCCGGGAAGTTGTCTTCCAAAAAACGCATGTCCTTTTCATCAATAGACCTTGCAAAGAAACTTGGCAATTGATGCGCTTTTGCATAGAAGGTCTCACAAAAGAAGACATCGAGTGTTTCAACGTCTTGAAGGAAATTTCAAACGTACCTAACGATTACATCAAAGATTATTTCGAAACCGGATTATACAAAATTGAGAAGCTTGATTTAACACCAGATATATCAAATCAACTGATCTCTAGTTTTCTCAGGAATGCAACTTCCAAAGTTTGTGCCTTTTTCCCAGAAGATTACTCGcgacttttggtagaaaaattcgcATTTGATGGCCGTGATGAAGTTTCTGTAGCAGGTCGTTTGTATGCTATCAATTTCCTGATCGATGCTAAGGAAAAACTCGAATCCAGACTGAGGTATTTCTGCAATTTGTTATCAACGGCTATATCCAAACACTGGGATAAACCACATCCGAAGAATTTGAGATTCTATCCGATGAAGCAGTGCTTCAGCGAAATTATCGGTGATATTGTGAACACTGAAATCATAATCAGAATCGATCCGGCAATACCGAAAGCTATCTTAAACTTGTTTGATTCTTCTCTTAAACCAGTTCAGGATTCGAATTCCTACCTGTCCTTATTTTTTGTGATTCAACTTCGAAAGGTAGAGTTTGATGGACGTCTATTTGGATTAACAATTGGGAAGGAGATGTCGAATTTGTTAATGTTTTTCACTGGAGAAATGATTGTGGACATTGCAGAAGTATTATCAAATGTTGTGCTTCCGTTGAGGAACTTGGAGTCTAAAGAAGGAAGTTTTATTGGCTCCTTAACGGAAGCATTAGCAGAGTTGAATTTGATTCACGCTTCCATTGTAGCTGCCATAATGTTGTTCAAAAATCATACTTTAATTCCTGATGAGCAGTACGAAAATATTGTGGAGAAGTTGCGAAAAGTCAGTCACCCGGCTGTTGTGGCTTTTTTGAGCAAGCATTTTGTTTCTACAGATGTGAATGAAGTTTATGAATTATAA